The following DNA comes from Gemmatimonadota bacterium.
TCCGTGCGTGAGTTTGCCAGTGCGGCCTTTGCGCATGTGGGGCTGGACTATGAGGACTTCGTCGTGGTGGACCCGTCGCTGGTTCGGCCGGCGGAAGTGGCGCTGTTGATCGGGGATCCGGCGAAGGCGGAGAAGGCACTCGGCTGGAAGCCGGAGGTCACCTTCCCGGAACTCATCGGAATGATGGTGGATGCCGATGCCGCCCTCCTCGGAGAGGACGCATGCGCGTCCTGATCCTCGGGGCCACCGGCTTCGTCGGGCGGCATCTCCTCACGGAGTGCGCCTCTCACGGGGATGCCCTCGGGGGCACATTCTGCCCCGGGGAGCCGATTCCCGCGCGGGAAGGCGTGTCGTGGCACCTGATGGATCTTCTGGATTCGGACTCCATTCGGGATGCGCTTTCGGCATTCCGACCGGAGGGTATTGTGCATCTTGCGGGCCAGGCGAATGTGGCACTTGCGGCGAAGGACCCGGTCGGCAGCTTTCGTGTGAATGCGGAAGGGACGGTGCGCGTTCTGGAAGGAGTGCGGGAGGTCTGCCCCGGGGTTCGCGTCGTGGCGGTCACATCCGCCGAAGTCTACGGTGAGGTTCCGGCAGCGGATCTTCCCGTGACGGAAGCCCGTCCACCGGTTCCGCGCAGCGCGTACGGCCTGTCGAAGGCGGCGGCGGATCTTGCGGCAGCGCAGGCCGCAGCGGGGTGGGGGCTGGATGTCGTGCGGATGCGTCCGTTCAATCATGTGGGGCCGGGGCAGCGAAGGGGATTCGTCGCGCCGGACTTCGCGTCTCAGGTAGCTGGAATCGAACGGGCCGAGGCGCCCCCTGTGCTTCGCGTCGGGAACCTCTCCGCGCGACGGGACTTTACAGATGTGCGAGACATCGTGAAGGCTTACAGGGTTGCACTGGAGCGCGGTGCATCGGGGAGCGTGTACAACCTGTGTTCGGGGAGGTCGGTGCCCGTGGAACAGATCGTTCAGCTATTGATGGAGGCGGCGAGCGTGCCGATTACCATGGAGACGGATCCGGCGCGGTTCCGCCCGGTGGATGTTCCGGAGTTTCTTGGCGATCCGACCCGCGCGCGGGATGATCTGAGCTGGGAGGCCGTCATTCCTCTGGAGCAGAGCATCTCGGATGTGCTGGAGGAGTGGCGTGCGCTTCCGTCAGGGGCTTCGGACTCGGAGGCCGGATCATGACCGGCCACCCTCTCCCTCCATCTTCTTCGACGCCCGGTGTCCTCTCCCGGGGAGCAGATGTGCCGAACCGGGTTCTCGCGCTTCTGGTGGGCGTCTTCACGCTGGTTCTCTATCGGATTACGCTGTCTCCGGATGTCTCCTTCTGGGATGCAGGGGAGTTCATCGCCACCTCCGTGACGATGGGAATCCCGCATCCGCCCGGGACACCGCTTTATGTTCTCCTGGGCCGGGTCTTCACCCTCTTTTTCCATGATCTTCTCGGGATTGCGTCCCCTGCTGTTGCAGTGAACCTGCTCTCCGCGCTGCCCGGGGCCATCGCCGCATCATTCCTGTACCTGTGTGTCGTGCGTATCGGGAAGAAGATGTGGAACGACGGAGACCAGTCGTCGGTGTGCCCTCCCGCCATGCTGGCCGGCGTGACGGCCGCGCTCTTCGCGTCCTTCGCGAACACGCTGTGGATCAACTCCATTGAAGCGGAGGTGTACTCGGTCAGCATGATGTGGACGATCTTCACCACATGGATCGTTCTCCTGTGGGCGGATTCAGACCCTCGGGATGAACGACTTCTTGTCGTGATCGCCTACCTTCTGGCGCTGAACATCGGCGTGCATCTCGCCACATTCCTCGTCGCGCTGGCAGTGCTGCCGTTCGCCTTCCTCTATGAGCGGCGCCTGGCCATTCCCGTGAGCTTCGCATTGGTGCTCTGCATGGCGCAGGATCTCTGGTTCTTCCTGGTGGTCGTGGCGCTGATGCTCCTGCCCACGCTCCAGCACGGCCTTCTCCCGCGCGAGTACCAGAAGCGCAATCGGGTCATTCTGATGGCGGCGCATGTCGTGGCCGTGCTCCTCGCCCTGTATGGCGCCTTCATGATGGAGGCTTCGACCTTCCGTTCGGCCGTGGTTTTTGGCGGACCGATTCTGGCGTTCCTCGTCCCCTGGATTGCAATCAAGCCGCCGACCGGCATCCGGAATCCCGCGACCGATCTCGGGTTTCTCCTGGCGCTGACCACCTTCCTCGGATTCTCGGTGCACCTGTATCTGCCCATCCGCTCCGCACTGGATCCCGTGATCAACGAAGCACAACCGGACACATGGAACGCCTTCTGGGACATGATCCTGCGGGCTCAGTACAAGCCGCGCAGTATTTTCGACCGGCAGGCGGACTTCCTCTTTCAGACGGACCACATGTTCTGGCGGTACTTTCGGCAGCAATGGGGAACGAACGCGTCCGGGTTCCTGCTGCCTCTTCTGGGGATCCCCGGGGCCATTGCGCACTTTCGCAGAGAGCGGCGGAGCTTTGTGCTGATTGGACTGCTGTTCCTGTGGACCTCCTTCATGCTCATTCTCAAGATGAACTTCACGGACCACGAAGTCCGCGAGAGAGATTACTTCTTTGCTCCCGGGTTCTTCTACTACGCGCCGTGGATGGGGCTGGGGCTTGCGTGGCTCGCGCGCCAGGTGGTGGCAGGCGTGTCCGGCAGAGGTGCGCGGCGGGCGGTGGCCGTCCTGACCGGTGTCCTGTGCCTGACGATCGCCGCCGTCCCGATTCAGGATCACTGGGAGACGCACGACCGCCGCGGGAACTTTGTCGCGCGGGACTACGCCTACAACATGCTCGTCGGGCTGGAAGAGAACGCGATCATCTTCACGAACGGGGACAACGATACCTTCCCGCTCTGGTACATTCAGGGCGTCGAGGGTTTCCGCACGGATGTGCGTCTGGTGAACCTGAGCCTGCTGAACACGCCGTGGTACGGGCAGCAGCTTCGCGATGAAGAACCGCGCGTGCCCATGTCCTACACCGTGGAAGAGCTCTGGAAACTCCGGCCATTCATGGATCAGGAGTCGCGCAAGGTTTATCTGGTGAAGGATCAGGTCGCCATGAACATCATCAACGAGAATGTGGCTCGCGGCATGGAGGTGCCCGTCTACTTCGCGGTGACGGTGGATGACCTGCTCGGGCTGGAGCCTTATCTGGAGTTGGAAGGACTGGCGTTCAAGTTCCATCTGGATTCCTCGGAACTGAAAGATGTGAACCTGGAGATCTGCCGGAACAACCTGGAGGAGAAGTATCTCTACCGGGGACTGCTTGATGAAGAAGGCTACCTGGATGACTCGGTCTTCCGAAACTCAAACGAGAGCAAGCTGGTGACCAACTACGCCGCCGCATGGGCGAGGATGGGGTTGCTCATGCGTGAGGAGGGGGACATGGACGAAGCCCTGGCGTGCATGGAACGCGCGACACGGATCGCTCCCGACTATGCTCCGATCTCTGGCGGGTACAGCGGGTTGCTCATCGAGGCGGGCCGCTACGAAGAAGCTCGTTCGCGTTTCCTGGATCGGCTGGAAGCATCGCCCGGGGATCTCAAGGTGGTCATGGCGCTGGCGTTCATCGAGGCCATGCAGGACCACTGGGCCCAAGCCCGGTCCTGGTATGAGGAAGCGCAGATGCTGGCACCTTCGGATCCGGAAGTTCTCTCCGGACTCTACAGTGCTTACATGAATCTGGACTTGCTTCCGGAAGCGGAGAATGTGCTCGCGCGTTGGCTGGATGATCATCCGGACGACGAAAGTGTGCGAAGCAAGCTGATGGATCTTCGCGTTCAGATCAAGGC
Coding sequences within:
- a CDS encoding GDP-mannose 4,6-dehydratase, whose product is MRVLILGATGFVGRHLLTECASHGDALGGTFCPGEPIPAREGVSWHLMDLLDSDSIRDALSAFRPEGIVHLAGQANVALAAKDPVGSFRVNAEGTVRVLEGVREVCPGVRVVAVTSAEVYGEVPAADLPVTEARPPVPRSAYGLSKAAADLAAAQAAAGWGLDVVRMRPFNHVGPGQRRGFVAPDFASQVAGIERAEAPPVLRVGNLSARRDFTDVRDIVKAYRVALERGASGSVYNLCSGRSVPVEQIVQLLMEAASVPITMETDPARFRPVDVPEFLGDPTRARDDLSWEAVIPLEQSISDVLEEWRALPSGASDSEAGS
- a CDS encoding DUF2723 domain-containing protein, coding for MTGHPLPPSSSTPGVLSRGADVPNRVLALLVGVFTLVLYRITLSPDVSFWDAGEFIATSVTMGIPHPPGTPLYVLLGRVFTLFFHDLLGIASPAVAVNLLSALPGAIAASFLYLCVVRIGKKMWNDGDQSSVCPPAMLAGVTAALFASFANTLWINSIEAEVYSVSMMWTIFTTWIVLLWADSDPRDERLLVVIAYLLALNIGVHLATFLVALAVLPFAFLYERRLAIPVSFALVLCMAQDLWFFLVVVALMLLPTLQHGLLPREYQKRNRVILMAAHVVAVLLALYGAFMMEASTFRSAVVFGGPILAFLVPWIAIKPPTGIRNPATDLGFLLALTTFLGFSVHLYLPIRSALDPVINEAQPDTWNAFWDMILRAQYKPRSIFDRQADFLFQTDHMFWRYFRQQWGTNASGFLLPLLGIPGAIAHFRRERRSFVLIGLLFLWTSFMLILKMNFTDHEVRERDYFFAPGFFYYAPWMGLGLAWLARQVVAGVSGRGARRAVAVLTGVLCLTIAAVPIQDHWETHDRRGNFVARDYAYNMLVGLEENAIIFTNGDNDTFPLWYIQGVEGFRTDVRLVNLSLLNTPWYGQQLRDEEPRVPMSYTVEELWKLRPFMDQESRKVYLVKDQVAMNIINENVARGMEVPVYFAVTVDDLLGLEPYLELEGLAFKFHLDSSELKDVNLEICRNNLEEKYLYRGLLDEEGYLDDSVFRNSNESKLVTNYAAAWARMGLLMREEGDMDEALACMERATRIAPDYAPISGGYSGLLIEAGRYEEARSRFLDRLEASPGDLKVVMALAFIEAMQDHWAQARSWYEEAQMLAPSDPEVLSGLYSAYMNLDLLPEAENVLARWLDDHPDDESVRSKLMDLRVQIKAGIPPRDSS